A stretch of the Candidatus Woesearchaeota archaeon genome encodes the following:
- the ileS gene encoding isoleucine--tRNA ligase — protein MIGKYEHKEIEKQIREYWKKIGLLQKLNEQNAKGEPYFLLDGPPYANNVPHIGHIRNTVYKDFYIRLAFMKGQKVLFQPGFDTHGLPIENVVEKKLELKSKKDIKELGIKNFCNSCKEVATEYKDVWIRTYDKLGSWYSWKTPYITYDNNYLESVWWSFKKMWEKGMVYEGKKPVFWCPKCETALAGYETTDSYADKEDPLIIVKFKVKNMENDHLLVFTTTPWTLPANVVLVAKPDAEYVKVKTQQGNLIIAKNLVKLLDDLKINYNIIETFKGKKLEGLEYEPLLDVPTQKELQKNPNALKVYMSIPILKERLNAKLAAKLGKKAGEIFEEFVSVDEGTGIVHCAPGHGKTDNIIGQHYNLPEISPLDDQCKFTEDAGIYQGKFVKDADDQIIEDLKISGKMLYNHKISHSYPLCWRCKSPLIFRMSNQWFLKVDLIKQKMLDANENVRWQPDFAGERFYSWVANAEDWNFSRQRFWGIPIPIWKSEDGYLKVIGSKQELEEELGKKLPENYDLHTVSEIKIKSKEGKELSLIGDIFDVWFDSGSAPFAAFHYPFENKELFEKHYPVNRINESQDQVRGWFYSLMFCGVATFDKAPYKTISMPAWVVDKDGEKLSKSLGNFISAEEGIDDYGADNIRFYYCSDIDPASLAKFNPETVQRETSKVHSILWNLHKLLITQIQAEKELNPNYQLNANLEKENLLQEDQWILSRIASTIQELKDYYEQFKLHLAGRALNKLIINDLSRTYIQLIRERLEDDKLPLSILYRATNLIIRIIAPISPHISDAIYKNIKDELQNLDLELKDSVHLEKIPGIIEEEKTELNNYANEHLEEIFDAANEIIGTILAARDQANIGIRWPIKEIIIETKSELHKKALKELNSVIKRATNTKQIIEKEGPKEYEIKTNFKALGEDYGQETGDVAVQIKQNQDKINHQLIEGKDTIILGKYELKKTHFTITIKPATEYVLGESKYVLTYLKKELDKEMMPEGYARETMRRIQVLRKNMELKKQDKITLKIQTDKELQEHIKKYEDQIKEKTGTIQIEFSDQIQQTKDILIDKIKGKEIIITAKNM, from the coding sequence TTGATCGGAAAATACGAACATAAAGAAATTGAAAAACAAATTAGGGAATACTGGAAAAAAATAGGTTTGCTTCAAAAACTTAATGAACAAAACGCGAAAGGAGAACCCTATTTTTTATTAGATGGCCCGCCTTACGCAAATAATGTTCCTCATATAGGACATATAAGAAACACTGTATACAAAGACTTTTACATAAGACTTGCATTTATGAAAGGTCAAAAAGTATTATTTCAACCAGGTTTTGACACTCATGGTTTACCAATAGAAAATGTTGTAGAAAAAAAATTAGAACTAAAGTCAAAAAAAGATATTAAAGAATTAGGAATAAAAAACTTTTGTAATAGTTGTAAAGAAGTTGCAACAGAATACAAAGATGTGTGGATAAGAACATATGATAAGTTGGGCTCCTGGTATTCTTGGAAAACACCATATATTACGTATGATAATAATTATTTAGAGAGCGTTTGGTGGTCTTTTAAGAAAATGTGGGAAAAAGGAATGGTTTACGAAGGAAAAAAACCAGTGTTTTGGTGTCCTAAATGTGAAACTGCACTTGCAGGATACGAAACAACAGATTCATACGCAGATAAAGAAGACCCATTAATAATAGTGAAATTTAAAGTAAAAAATATGGAAAATGATCATTTGCTCGTATTCACAACAACGCCGTGGACATTACCTGCAAATGTAGTTTTAGTAGCAAAACCTGACGCGGAATATGTTAAAGTAAAAACACAACAAGGAAATTTAATAATTGCAAAAAATCTAGTAAAATTATTAGATGATCTAAAAATAAATTACAACATAATAGAAACCTTTAAAGGAAAAAAACTAGAAGGTCTAGAATATGAACCCTTGCTGGATGTGCCAACGCAAAAAGAATTACAAAAAAACCCTAATGCATTAAAAGTGTACATGTCTATTCCAATATTAAAAGAAAGACTAAATGCTAAACTCGCAGCTAAACTAGGGAAAAAAGCAGGCGAAATATTCGAAGAATTTGTAAGCGTAGATGAAGGAACTGGAATAGTGCACTGCGCACCAGGCCATGGGAAAACGGATAATATCATTGGACAACACTATAATTTACCAGAGATAAGCCCATTAGATGATCAATGCAAATTCACAGAAGATGCAGGAATATATCAAGGAAAATTTGTTAAAGACGCCGACGACCAAATAATAGAAGATTTAAAAATCAGCGGAAAGATGTTGTACAATCATAAAATATCGCACTCATACCCATTATGTTGGAGATGTAAATCGCCTTTAATATTTAGAATGAGCAACCAATGGTTTCTAAAAGTAGATTTGATAAAACAAAAAATGTTAGATGCAAATGAAAATGTGCGCTGGCAACCAGACTTTGCAGGAGAAAGATTCTATTCATGGGTTGCTAATGCGGAAGACTGGAACTTTTCAAGACAAAGATTTTGGGGAATACCAATACCCATATGGAAATCAGAAGATGGATATCTAAAAGTAATCGGCTCCAAACAAGAATTAGAAGAAGAACTAGGAAAAAAATTGCCTGAAAACTATGATTTACATACTGTATCAGAAATAAAAATAAAATCTAAAGAAGGAAAAGAACTAAGTCTTATAGGAGACATATTTGATGTATGGTTTGATTCAGGTTCAGCTCCATTTGCAGCATTTCACTACCCATTTGAAAACAAAGAATTATTTGAAAAACACTATCCTGTAAATAGAATAAATGAGTCACAAGATCAAGTTAGAGGTTGGTTTTACTCTTTAATGTTTTGTGGTGTAGCAACCTTTGATAAAGCACCATATAAAACAATAAGTATGCCTGCATGGGTGGTAGATAAAGATGGTGAAAAACTATCAAAATCACTAGGAAATTTTATATCTGCAGAAGAAGGAATAGATGATTACGGCGCAGACAACATAAGATTCTACTATTGTTCAGACATAGACCCAGCAAGTCTTGCAAAATTCAATCCTGAGACTGTGCAAAGAGAAACAAGCAAAGTGCACAGCATATTATGGAATTTACACAAATTATTAATTACTCAAATACAAGCAGAAAAAGAATTAAACCCAAACTACCAGTTAAATGCTAATTTAGAAAAAGAAAATTTATTACAGGAAGACCAATGGATACTCTCAAGAATCGCAAGTACAATACAAGAATTAAAAGATTATTATGAACAATTCAAACTACACTTAGCAGGAAGAGCTCTGAATAAATTAATAATAAACGATTTAAGCAGAACATACATACAGCTTATAAGAGAAAGACTAGAAGATGATAAGCTTCCCCTTTCAATATTATACAGAGCAACAAACCTAATAATAAGGATAATTGCGCCAATAAGCCCTCATATATCTGACGCGATATATAAAAACATAAAAGACGAATTGCAAAATTTAGATTTAGAACTAAAAGACTCAGTACACTTAGAAAAAATTCCAGGAATTATAGAAGAAGAAAAAACAGAACTAAATAATTATGCTAATGAACACTTAGAAGAAATATTTGATGCAGCAAACGAAATAATAGGAACAATATTGGCCGCAAGAGATCAAGCAAACATAGGTATAAGATGGCCTATAAAAGAAATAATTATAGAAACAAAAAGTGAACTTCACAAAAAAGCACTAAAAGAGCTAAACTCAGTGATAAAAAGAGCGACGAATACAAAACAAATAATAGAAAAAGAAGGCCCAAAAGAATACGAAATAAAAACAAATTTTAAAGCATTAGGCGAAGACTACGGACAAGAAACAGGGGATGTCGCTGTACAAATAAAACAAAACCAAGACAAAATAAACCATCAATTAATAGAAGGTAAAGATACTATAATTCTAGGTAAATACGAACTGAAGAAAACGCACTTTACAATAACAATAAAACCTGCAACAGAATATGTGTTAGGAGAATCAAAATACGTGTTAACGTATCTAAAAAAAGAACTAGATAAAGAAATGATGCCTGAAGGCTACGCAAGAGAAACGATGAGAAGAATACAAGTTTTAAGAAAAAACATGGAACTAAAAAAACAAGATAAAATCACACTAAAAATTCAAACAGACAAAGAATTACAAGAACATATAAAAAAATATGAAGATCAAATAAAAGAAAAAACAGGAACTATTCAAATAGAATTCTCAGATCAAATACAACAAACAAAAGACATATTAATAGACAAAATCAAGGGAAAAGAAATAATAATAACTGCAAAAAATATGTGA